Below is a genomic region from Polypterus senegalus isolate Bchr_013 chromosome 13, ASM1683550v1, whole genome shotgun sequence.
TGGTCACTATGGGGCATCTGATGAGACCCGACGTGGCCGCTGGCATGTCAGGGTCATCATGAAGCCCTGCAGTGTGGTGGGCTCAGGACCCTGTGACCTCGGTGAAGCAGTGTGGTCAGTGAGTAGAGGTCAGCATATCAAAGGTCACCCTGGACATTAGAATGATTAGACCAGGAGTGGACACTTGGCATCCATGGTCATTCTGATGCACTGAAATAGAGTGGTCTCTGAGAATCAGAGTTCAGTGTGGTCAGTGTACCTGCCACTCTGTCCAGAGGTGGGCACCAATATGCCACGGTCATTCTGGAGCACCGCGTGGGCTGTTAAAAGTCCTGCaatggcagaagtgctgatgtGGTCAGCGGACAGGTGTAGCTGCAGCCATCCCAGGCAGTGGACTGACGAGTGCCATGGTCACTGTGAAGCACTGGGTGGGCATCTCCAGTTTGTCCAGAAGTGGACGAGTGGACATATCACGGTCATTTTGAGTCACAGAGACAGGGGGGTCTCTATGGAGCAGAGCAGGTGGTCAGCATCGCCTCTCACCAGACATTTCTACACGTCCACCCTGGCCCTGGACACCAACTGCCTCCAGAGGACTTACAAAGAAGCTGCCGCTGATGGGGGGCTGATAGACGCCATCGAAGGTGCAGTCTGCATTCAAGCCGCAAGCCTGGAAGTTGAAGATGCCCCTGATGATTTCCTGGCACTTTCTGGCATTTCCTGTCCCGGTGAAGATGACCAGCGTGTTGAGGTTGGCACTGCCCAAGTACGAGACACAGGGAGAGTTGAAGATGGCGCCAAGCGTGATGTTCAGCTGGTAGTCGGTGGGGTAGCAGGGGTGGTCAATGGGATTTGAGAGACTTGAGggctaaagaaaacaaagaggtGGACAGTGAGAGACGCTGCTCTGGCATGGTCAGTGGGAAGGAGCCTTGACCAGCTGTGTGCCCAACAGGGTCAGTGAGATGGGAACACATCTGGTCAGCTGACCCTCCCCTGTGGTCAGTCACTGTGCTGTGAGTCACCGTCTGGTCAGCTCAGGCCACTTGAGGAGGGATCAGAGTCCAGCGTCCATTCAAAGAGTCCACGACTCTGGTCTGTTGTGTCCACTTAGTGGTCAATGACTGGAATTCACATTCACTGCACGTTCCCGATGGCCTGCTCCTTAATGGTGAATCCTGTGAGTTTAGGCAAACACTCTGACCCAACTGTTGGCACATAGCCAATGACAATGGGCACAGCCCTTCCCCCGACTCTAAGGAACAGACATGTGACCCAAGTATGTGGGCAGAGCTGGGGGGCTATGAGTAAACCCACACCATCCTGGGCAACTCCAGAGTCCTTCTCCTCCAGGTGAGGTGAGCCCAGCCACATCCAGAGGGCATGTCACCACCTGCCACACTAGCCAGAGAGGTCACGTCCCATGTCACATGCCTTCCACTGCCACCCGTGCCACATCGAGCCGGACCCTGATGACTGGTGGGTCCACTGCAAGGGCTTGGCTGCAGGGCAGGGCTGCCGTTTCCTTTTCTGCCGGTGAGGTTACTGGACCCTCGTTAAAACTTCATAAGGGTGGTCTGCAGTGCACTTAGTCTGGTCCCTAGCCTTTGGTGACCGCCCCCCACAACATCACTCCTAGGGTCACAAAGTGGCCAGACGTTTTTGGGGGAAGTGCTGGAAGGTGCTCCTTCCATGGGGGACTTCATTGTTCTACTCCAGTGTCTCCAACTGGGGCAGACACAGGAGATGCTCGAGAGGTCAgatctctcggctggcctggggacCCCTCAGTATCCccccagaggaaaaggaggaggtGGCAGGGAAAAGGGATGGCAGGCCATGTTTGTGCAGAATGGTGCCCCTGCAACCAGACAAGTGGCGGAACATGGATGGAGCTCATATTCTGGTCAGTCATGTCCACCCACAGTTTGAGGCCTGGGACGACCCCCCCGCACCCCAAGTGGCTCACCTGGATCAGGTTGGCCTGCACCTTCTTCATGGCCTGCTCCTTGCCGTAACACAGGTAGCTGTGCGTGTAGACGTTGTATTTGTTCCCGTAGAGGGTGAAGTTGGACTCGTAGTTCTTGTCTTTAATGGCCACAGCCGGCGTGAAGGTCAGCTGGGTGGACGCTCCTCCGAGATCCATCGCCCCGAGGGTCTTGGCACTAGTTGGCAGCTTCCACTTGCCTTCAAATGTGCACTGAAAGGGAGAGCAAGAGCGCCACCTGGTGAGAATGGCACAGCAGACAAAGTGGCCAGCGCAATAAGAAACAGAGAATGCCCAAAAGGAACTGACCAGAATGGACACAGAGCAAGTGACCAACACTCAAGCAAATTGGAAGATGTCAGAAGAGAGCTGCCCGCTTCTGCAAGAacaagaggggaaaaaaacagagataaaGTGACCACTGGTCAGAAAAATGAAGCAGGCCACAGAAAAAGTGACACCAGAAATGGGGCCGGTGTCGGACAAACTGACCCCAATGGAGATGATCTGACCAAACACCAGACCTGACAGACTTAGTTGGCCACAGCCTCGAGAAACAAAGCGAGTGGCACTTGGGGACACGAGAACACCAAAGGGCAGGCGACCAGCACCCTGAGAAGTAAAGCAGGCCACAGCAATAAGTGCAGAAGGAAAGATGGACAGGAGGGACAGTGGAGGAAACGACGAGGCCACCTGGATGGACTGACCTTGATGAAGGACTGCAGCAGGTAGTTGATGGTCACCCAACCGTAGGCCCCCTCCTCGTCTCCAGAGATGATGCGGGCGCCGCGGAAGTCAAATGGGTAGAGCTGGATGAACTTGGCTACCTCGGCCAGCACCTGGTCAGACTGGCTGGGGCTGGTGATGCTGTGGGATGGCAGCAGTAAGATGCTCAGTGCCCGCCAATACCCCCTCCCCTCCTGGCGTGCTTGGCCCAGTGTCCTCTGACCAACTTACTTAAGCAGTCGCATGCCAGCAGTGGCACCCAGGTAGACGGGAGCCTCCCGCTGCTTCTCTTGAGGGACGGTGGCCACCGCAGTGTCCAGGCAGACCTTGAGGGACTGACCGGCGGCCGGAGGGTTGGTGGCGTAGCTCGAGATTCCTGGGCCTGCGAGAAGACATTGAGAGATTTTAGGGGACAATTGGGGATGGCAGACATCGGGGTATTAGGCCACCTGATGACAGACAGTGCTGTgagaaagtatttgcccccttcctggtaTGCTCCAGTATTGTGTATTTGTCACAATGagtgcaatacaatttatttttgtagccccaaaatcacacaagatgggccgcagtgggctttaacaggtcctgccttttgacagaccagccttgactctctaagaagacaaaaaaaagacccttgtagggaaataaatagaagaaacctcgggaatggcagttcaaagagagagacccCCCATTCCAGGTATGGTGggcttgcagtgggtgtcaaaaaaaaggggggttaatacaatacaagacagaacagaacagaacacaagtcctCCTCAGTACAACAGAAATATGAGAagtgcagagcagaattcaacaggagatgacatcccataata
It encodes:
- the LOC120542106 gene encoding ectonucleoside triphosphate diphosphohydrolase 8-like; translation: MGGKKWLVGAAMLSAVIALVLLLVNLTWVSLPVGYKYGLVFDAGSTHTALFLYKWQEDKQNSTGLVTQVMVCDVKGPGISSYATNPPAAGQSLKVCLDTAVATVPQEKQREAPVYLGATAGMRLLNITSPSQSDQVLAEVAKFIQLYPFDFRGARIISGDEEGAYGWVTINYLLQSFIKCTFEGKWKLPTSAKTLGAMDLGGASTQLTFTPAVAIKDKNYESNFTLYGNKYNVYTHSYLCYGKEQAMKKVQANLIQPSSLSNPIDHPCYPTDYQLNITLGAIFNSPCVSYLGSANLNTLVIFTGTGNARKCQEIIRGIFNFQACGLNADCTFDGVYQPPISGSFFAFSAFFYTFDILKLTPKASLNVTLDTISKFCQKTWAQLKAEYPTEKEDRLRDYCTLGYYITTLLVDGYKFNGTSWDNIQFQKTADYMDIGWTLGYMLNLTNLIPSTSPGLVRGHGPGEWTASVIFTVFAVFLCLLALSVQCLESRQMSSE